gctgggactacaggcgtgtgccaccacgcccggctaattttttgtatttttagtagagatggagtttcacagtgttaccaggatggtctcgaactcctgacttcaggtgatccacccgcctcggcctcccaacgtgctgggattacaggcatgagccactgcgcctggccaaaaacagttttttttattGGCAAATTAGGCTTTGGTTCTAGGTTTGATTCCTCTGAATATCAGCAAccaaaacattttaacaatatgcaAGTATAGGCAACCTCAACCCAAGTAGAGAGGATGAAATGTAAATTCTAGTGACATCTTAAATGTTTCTACAGATAGCTACCAAAAGCAGAATCTCTTGTTTGTTTGGATGGATGGCACAAGTACAAACCAGAACATAATTCAAGGATTCGCTAACTGCGTGCATAACGTTCCAGAACTGTTTACATCCACATATGGACAGAAATCGCTGGTAAAGGTCAAATCCTGTTATCCCTCCTTCTGAGGGATTTTCCAAAGTCTTTGGCTGGAATTATATTTTTTGCTGTGTTGGTGTTGGCTAATTATAACGTCTTAAGCATGTACTCATTACTCTGTTACAGGGTATTAGATACCTATAATAGTCTCAACTTAAGCCTGCCTTGGGAGAAGGGCAAgagagattaaaaacaaataacttggccaagtgcagtggctcacgcctgtaatcccaacactctgggaggctgaggctgaaggattgcttgagcctagagtttgagaccagcctgggcaacacagtgagaccccctctctagaaaaaatttaaaaaattagcagggtgtggtgatgcatacctatggtctagctacttaggaggccagaatggaaggatcacttgagcccaggagttggaagcttcagtaagctatgatcacactgcactttggcctgaatgactgtctcttaaaaaagaaaaaagaaaaaaaataaagactgaccAAGATACTGTGATTTTACTGCTATTATTCATAAGGCTGGATAGAAAGGGCAAATATtggctaaaaacaaacaagcacaaATACAAGCAGCAATTAACATTTCTGGAATTCCAGACCCAAGTTCTAAAAGGATGTCAAAATTCAGGAAGCCTACACTTAATTATAATGTGAATCACCTATAAGACAGAAATCCAGACTTTCTACTGAGCAACTGCTTTGTTGTGATAATGGAAAGGTATTTTCCATGTCACCAAATGGGAGAGCTCTACCAACAGAAAAGCAACACTGGCAGCTTATGGAGCTAACAATAAAGTTAagttacatatatctatataggATAATGTAGATATAATACAATagatatgcattttaaatatacatattaaacaTGTACACACTTAATATACGTCTAAAAGCATCCCACTCCAACAGATGCCCTACACATAGGGTTTGCttctcataaatatttaaaattgtttagaaACTGGGAACAGATTGAAAAATGATTTTGTACTTttgcagtttgcttttttttttctttaaagatggcTGTTTCATAAATTAGTTCCCTATTCCTAACTTTGGAGAACCTGGTTTTTTCTTACCTTTCAAGGtccaaatataaaactataaactttCAGTGTTGGACATTCTTGCTTTTTGAAAGGAAATTCCTCCTCAATTCATGACCTGTGGgccagctattatgaataatacacCCATAGCACTTGGGTTTTATGAATGTGATCCTTCTAAATCCTCCTGCATAATAACTTTAGGTGACTTGAAGAGTTAAAAGCTGTCATTGTCATCAATATTTACTGTACATCAAACTCATTTAAAATGCTGTTAGAAATTGCTGACTGGCAAGACTGTCACTGACAAAAACACCAGTTTAGGACAGATTCCGTGGGAAACAAACTAGAAAGCTAAAATAGAGCTTAATGGTAGAGAAAGTCTCAGAAACAAGGACAGACAGAGATCACAGAAAAGACAAGGAAGGACTCCTattgttttttctgattttgaagAGCTCTTTGTGCTGACCTGTTTACCCTAAACAAAAAGGCATGACTAAAAATTTCCAATGTATTACAAAGGGTATCCTGTCTGATGTCGGGCTGGCTCTCAGGATGTCACAAACCTGCCCAGGTGTTAGACTTCTGATGAGACTGTGCCTTAAGGAGAGGAATGGCACTTTCCTACTAAAAACTACTGCCATCTGGGGAGCAAAGACTGGGGATAGAAAACTATAAGAACAAACCTGTCTAGTTATGACTTTGTGATCCAGAAGCCTCTTGACCTATTGGTACTAGAGCAGGTGCAacattctttccctctctccactGAGCCACATAAAGAAGTCTACAGCACTTCCAATGCAAATCCCAACTTCACCGCTTCATCTCTCGAAGAATGAACAGTCCAAATGTATAACCCCTAAAACAGGAGAGTAATTAAGTTTTGGGGCTACTTTACAGTACAGTTCAATACATACTTATTGCATTCCAAGAATACTTCATATCTGCAAGAAAGCCTGAAAccgtattttcttctttttgactcTGTCCAGCTACAAGCTCTGCTGCAGTGTGTATATACAAATGCCATTAGCTTCAAAGGATGAATAATATCTAGCCACTTGGTTAAAATTTCAAGTGTGTGAAATTTTCCACTGTGGAACTGGGAAATGTTGGACACTTGAAATTTTAACCTATTGACTAGACATTCTTCTATCTACTTTCTCAATTAATCACTACTAAGACTCAGACCATTGGGAACACATATTCCTTTCTGATTTTTAGATACTTCTGCAAAAGCCATCGCTTCATACACACTATAGAAGAGaaggttttcttcttcctttttgcaGTATTCTCCGTTGGTTAGGGAATCCCTCACAGAGGGATTGCACTGAGCCAGCAGAACCTGGATTCCAATGGCTTCATAATCTCTGCGAACTTCTTTCAGTGTGTGGATCCCTGCTGTATCTAAAAATTGAATTGCACTGCAGTCAATCACTATAGTATGCAGCTCCAAGGGATCATGGGAAAGTTGCACTGACATTTCATCCTGGATTCCACCAGGAGTCACTACTTTCTCTTTGATCTTTCTCTTTGCTGCCTTCTTCCAAGCCACCTTTATTAAGACTGGGTTGACAGTTTGTTTGTATAAAGCAGATTTAAAGCATTCTTTGTTTATGTAGTAGAGAGGGGCTACAAAGCGGAAAATCTTGATGCCTGGCTTAGTCTGAAGGTTCTTGTAAGCAGACACAGATTCAAAGACCTCAGACTCCTCCACCAAGCCAAGCAATGAACTCTTTGGCTTCTGAGTGCGGAGGATGACacaaaacatagaaaaacaaaCCCCAACAAGTAGGCCTATTTCAGTACTTAGCAGTGCAGAGGATAGCATAGTAACAAACCAGATAACTGTATCCATTCTACTAATACTCCACATTTTGGGAAGATCCCTAAATTTACGAAGGGCTCCCCGTAGATTTACAATTGTGATCACACCAAGGACACTTTTTTGAAGGGAATAGAATAAAGGTGCTATTACTAGGAGGACCAACAAAAGAACCAGGGCTGTTACCACACCAGAAAGCTGAGTATGGCAGCCTGTTGATTCTTTAACCAATGTCTTTGCAAGAGCTGCACTAGTAGTAAAACAGTGGAAGAAGGAAGGGATGATATTACAAAAGCCAATGGCATACATTTCCTGGTTTGCTTTGACTGTGTAACCATGTTTCTTGGCAAACATCTCAGAAAGTGATACAGTGATAGCAAAACCAATGATGGAAATAGCTATTGCATCTACAGCCACACTAGGAATTAGGTTCCATTCTGGTACTTTGGGTGGCATAAACCCAGTGGGAATATGTCCAGCAATACTAGAATTATAATTCTCATGTAGTTTTCCAAAATGAGAGGCTAATGTGGCTGCTACAACAACAACAAGTTCAACAGGAATCGGTGCCTTAAGCTTGGACTTGAAGTGTTCATTGAGTTCTTTGGTTGGCAAAAGAACCAAAAGGCACAAAAGGCTGGTGATAAGATCACAGAGATTGGTCTTATGGATGTTTCTGAAGACATGTATCCAAGTAGTGATGAGTGAGCCCACACCATTACTCCGAGGAAGGTTGAGCCCAAGGAGATACTTGGCCTGAGATGTAAGAATAGTGATGGAGGCACCAGTGACAAATCCACTCAGCAAGGCATCTGAGAGGTAGACAGAAACAAAACCCACTTGAAAGACGCCCATCGCTACCTGGAAGGAAGGATATAGAAGTGTTAAATATCAATAGAAAAGAactctaaattttatattatcCTGACATTTCTTGCATGGAGACATATCATCAGAGCATCACAGAATGTCAGAGCTAGAATAAACACAATCATATATCaatcttctcattttacagataggaaaattatgtttaaagggctaagcaacttgcccaaggtcacactgttACTTATTAGCCCAGGTGAGAAAGGAactttggatttctttcttttcatacaatgtttcttaaACTTGAATAAGGTtcagacctcttttttttttttcattcttcccaTCACAAAGAACAGacctcttttaaaagaaaaacattctcaAGGATCCACAAGAAAACTTCAAATTGGAAAAAATTCTTCTAGTTAAGAAACCATGTATTTTCCTTAAATTACAAATCACTACTGTAAAAGTGAAGTCTTACTGCTTCTCAGCCTCTTGGCTAAAAGCAAGTGTACAGGTGAAGTTTTAATtggcaaaacaaaaaattagattTACATCAAAATAGAatcacactttaaaaattattgtagacTTATCTTTAACCTCATACTAAGAAACCATTCTCATGCAGTATATATGTACTTATGCCACACTGTCTCccatattaataaaaattctgcatttttacttctttatattttcctCTAATAAGATTTCAGAATTGTTATGCCTTCTTCCTTCTTGGTGAGACATacgaacaaaaaggcagaagttGGCTGGGCgtgacggctcatgcctgtaatcccagcatttggggaagcaatgttgggaggatcacttgagcccaggagtttggtcatagagagaccctgtctctttataaataaatgaataaataataaataagtaaatagacttattatttatcattatatataagTAGACAGCTCATCTTCACACCATCTtcactctccctccccactcaTCTGAACACCAACTAAAGTGAGCTACTCTTCCCCTTCCCTTGTTGGTTTGAAATGCCTCTATTAGAGAAGGTTTAATCCTGGCACTGACTCCTGGATGCCAAAAGCCAGGGGCATGATGATAATGACAGATTAGTGGATTCTATGGGAGACTCAAGAATTTGATTTCTTATCCTTTCTCCTGGCTGATAATATGAAACTGTGGTCCCCAACTTTTTCCCTCCATCCTCAACAATCCAAGACAACCACTACCTTTAGTAAGAGTCGCTCAATAGATCAGCAATTTTAATGGAAGGTAAGAGACATTTAgaatttgaggctgggtgtggtggctcatgcctataatcccagcactttgggaggccaagacggaaggactgcttgagctcaggagtttgaaaccagcctgggcaatgtggcaaaaccctgtctctacaaaaaaaaaaaaattaaaaaaaataaaaatcagccaggcatggtagcatgtgcctgtagtcctagctactcaggaggttgaggtaggaggactgcttgagccagggaggcagatgttgcagtgaactaagatagtgccactgcactccagcgtgacagagtgagaccctgtctccagaaaaaaaaaaaaaaaaaaaaagtgagaaactcCTGCACTCCCAATCCCCATTCTGTTACCCACTTGCCTAACTGCTAATGCTGACTCTGCCAATAACCAGCCACAAATAATCTCAAGCAAAGCCAAGATTTTCTGACACGTAAAATTAAAGAGTTGTACTGGGTGGTGGAGGTCCAGTGAACCAGCCTTATATTACCTGTGGAGTCAGGTTAGGGTTTGAATTTTGCCTCTACCCTTCATATATCCTGAACTCTCAATAAACGATACCTTTAATTATTGTGATTCCTCAGATCCCTCACAGATATGAGATTTCACGTACTAGATAACTTTTCTAGAAATAACCAATTGTTTCATTGCTCCTTACCTGATAAACTCCAGCTATAAAGGTTACACTGCTGCCAACCATAATTGCATAGCAACTTTTGTCACATATCCTGTCTGATGTGTGATTTAATAATGTGCTCCCATTTGAAACCATTCCTAAGGAAGGAGCACTATGGGCATTGTCATAGCCAGCTTTCTGTAGTTCTCGGTCAACTGTCTCACCAATCATAAGGCACAGTACTCCAAAAATGCCCACAGAGATGTGACGGGAAGTacccaagagaaaataaatgatgctggCAAAAAAAGATGTGTACAGACCATAGACAGGTTCTTGG
The Symphalangus syndactylus isolate Jambi chromosome 7, NHGRI_mSymSyn1-v2.1_pri, whole genome shotgun sequence genome window above contains:
- the SLC26A2 gene encoding sulfate transporter; this translates as MSSESKEQHDLSPRDSAEGNDSYPSGIHLELQRESSTDFKQFETNDQCRPYHRILIERQEKSDTNFKEFVIKKLQKNCQCSPAKAKNMILGFLPVLQWLPKYNLKKNILGDVMSGLIVGILLVPQSIAYSLLAGQEPVYGLYTSFFASIIYFLLGTSRHISVGIFGVLCLMIGETVDRELQKAGYDNAHSAPSLGMVSNGSTLLNHTSDRICDKSCYAIMVGSSVTFIAGVYQVAMGVFQVGFVSVYLSDALLSGFVTGASITILTSQAKYLLGLNLPRSNGVGSLITTWIHVFRNIHKTNLCDLITSLLCLLVLLPTKELNEHFKSKLKAPIPVELVVVVAATLASHFGKLHENYNSSIAGHIPTGFMPPKVPEWNLIPSVAVDAIAISIIGFAITVSLSEMFAKKHGYTVKANQEMYAIGFCNIIPSFFHCFTTSAALAKTLVKESTGCHTQLSGVVTALVLLLVLLVIAPLFYSLQKSVLGVITIVNLRGALRKFRDLPKMWSISRMDTVIWFVTMLSSALLSTEIGLLVGVCFSMFCVILRTQKPKSSLLGLVEESEVFESVSAYKNLQTKPGIKIFRFVAPLYYINKECFKSALYKQTVNPVLIKVAWKKAAKRKIKEKVVTPGGIQDEMSVQLSHDPLELHTIVIDCSAIQFLDTAGIHTLKEVRRDYEAIGIQVLLAQCNPSVRDSLTNGEYCKKEEENLLFYSVYEAMAFAEVSKNQKGICVPNGLSLSSD